One region of Streptomyces sp. CG4 genomic DNA includes:
- a CDS encoding VOC family protein — translation MALRPVMVNIKALDPPAVGRFWAEVLDWQAYSPGVTTYVGPAGGLVWPHPVAVGIDVVPVPEPRTTTKNRVHLDLATTSTAHQAELVARLTALGATPVHVGQGDVPWTVLADPEGNELCVLEPRDVYRDTGPIAAVVVDCADPRAMARFWGEALDWTLHGVTDDHAVFRSANGVGPYLEFLRTPDVKTVPDRVHLDLLPYPGDDKAAEVARLRTLGATDLDLGQGDVPWTCLADPEGHEFCVLAPA, via the coding sequence ATGGCACTGCGACCTGTGATGGTGAACATCAAGGCTCTTGATCCCCCGGCGGTCGGCCGGTTCTGGGCGGAGGTGCTCGACTGGCAGGCTTACAGCCCCGGCGTGACCACCTACGTCGGACCCGCCGGCGGCCTCGTCTGGCCGCACCCGGTCGCCGTCGGCATCGACGTCGTTCCCGTCCCGGAACCCAGGACGACGACGAAGAACCGTGTGCACCTCGATCTCGCCACCACGTCGACAGCCCATCAGGCGGAGTTGGTCGCGCGCCTGACGGCTCTCGGTGCGACGCCCGTCCATGTGGGCCAGGGCGACGTGCCGTGGACGGTCCTCGCCGACCCCGAGGGCAACGAGCTCTGCGTGCTGGAGCCTCGGGACGTCTACCGGGACACCGGGCCGATCGCGGCTGTGGTGGTCGACTGCGCGGATCCGCGGGCCATGGCCCGGTTCTGGGGCGAGGCGCTGGACTGGACCCTGCACGGGGTGACCGACGACCATGCGGTGTTCCGCTCCGCCAACGGCGTCGGCCCGTATCTCGAGTTCCTCCGCACACCCGACGTGAAGACCGTGCCCGACCGCGTCCATCTCGACCTGCTGCCGTACCCCGGCGACGACAAAGCGGCGGAGGTGGCCCGGCTGCGGACCCTCGGCGCCACCGACCTCGACCTCGGCCAGGGCGACGTCCCGTGGACGTGCCTGGCCGACCCGGAGGGCCACGAGTTCTGCGTCCTCGCCCCCGCCTGA